One stretch of Agelaius phoeniceus isolate bAgePho1 chromosome 15, bAgePho1.hap1, whole genome shotgun sequence DNA includes these proteins:
- the INSYN2B gene encoding protein INSYN2B isoform X1 — protein MSNEMGRKETRYLQTLNCDSMAQQNMKMRPVLLKRNSLDSADFLRHPQHRRSKSQQVRFKDDGDSSKAELDPAPHTALTTGKTEICRDHNFLLTQSPTFPRAHKGLRNIAIQTSPSLRKHFPVFKRKKLTVSKSLTEMPAEPANSIQVNGNLCEPDILSSELCYLRISHHLEDGCRNREVGSGQRSSKAQSNGPRCSGDFSEPDKTTASTQVPEYIHVSFPQDRNVPLDAPDTTTASSNSLHSSTVINSHESHENSTLSSDSDRAEPCLSNSGNCSECNPHSAAPEEQKSNSELPAASRDASSKEATPLSPPSKHSSSPCFLRDCHQAGEHKPGSSCVTLPSDDHPPVSVPSSNASNPCNTEIQNNSTQADVSQCNSCAEGLHTKSYPPRNEIKPQSSKEINEINQIHLAHGELCALQGRLQSVEESLQSNQEKIKVLLNVIQDLEKSRALSEGRNFYHTGQDLNNCSTCQNTACIIYSVEYDFRQQEGRFHQILKTLDNAEQNAASASPQKPPPDPPAPEKKELRRKTKKVKRKCFWWI, from the exons ATGTCAAATGAAATGGGTCGTAAAGAAACACGTTACTTACAGACTTTAAATTGTGATTCAATGGCCCAGCAAAACATGAAGATGAGACCAGTGCTCCTGAAAAGGAACAGCCTGGACTCAGCAGATTTTCTGAGGCACCCCCAGCACCGCAGGAGCAAATCCCAGCAGGTGCGCTTCAAGGACGATGGTgacagcagcaaggcagagctggatcCTGCCCCACACACAGCACTCACTACTGGCAAAACAGAAATATGTAGGGATCACAATTTTTTGCTAACTCAGTCTCCAACTTTTCCAAGGGCTCACAAGGGGCTTCGGAATATTGCCATACAAACTTCTCCCAGCCTCAGGAAACACTTCCctgtttttaaaaggaaaaagctgaCAGTAAGCAAATCACTGACAGaaatgccagcagagcctgccaaCTCTATCCAGGTAAATGGCAACCTTTGTGAACCAGACATTCTGTCCTCAGAGCTCTGCTACTTGAGGATAAGTCATCACTTGGAGGATGGATGCAGGAATCGTGAGGTGGGCTCGGGTCAGAGATCATCAAAAGCACAAAGCAATGGACCGAGGTGCTCGGGGGATTTCTCAGAGCCAGACAAGACAACTGCGTCCACACAGGTGCCTGAATACATTCATGTGAGTTTCCCACAGGACAGAAACGTTCCCCTGGATGCACCAGACACAACCACAGCTTCAAGTAATTCACTGCATTCTTCTACTGTCATCAATAGCCACGAAAGTCATGAAAACAGCACACTGTCATCTGATTCTGACAGAGCAGAGCCTTGCCTGAGCAACTCTGGGAACTGCAGTGAATGTAACCCCcactctgctgctcctgaagagcagaaaagcaattctgagctgcctgcagccagcagagatGCCAGCAGCAAGGAAGCTACTCCACTGTCACCCCCATCCAAGCACAGCTCATCTCCTTGTTTCCTCAGAGACTGTCACCAGGCAGGAGAGCACAAGCCAGGTTCCAGCTGTGTGACACTCCCAAGTGATGATCACCCACCAgtgtcagtgcccagcagcAATGCATCAAATCCATGTAACACTGAAATCCAGAACAATTCCACCCAGGCAGATGTTTCCCAGTGTAACAGCTGTGCAGAAGGATTGCACACAAAGTCTTATCCGCCAAGGAATGAAATAAAGCCACAAAGCAGCAAAGAGATTAATGAAATCAATCAAATTCACTTGGCACATGGAGAACTCTGTGCCCTACAAGGCAGGCTGCAGTCTGTAGAGGAATCCTTGCAGTCCAACCAGGAGAAGATTAAAGTCCTTTTGAATGTAATCCAAGACCTGGAAAAATCCAGAGCCCTCAGCGAAGG GAGGAACTTCTACCACACTGGGCAGGACCTCAACAACTGCAGCACCTGCCAGAACACGGCGTGCATCATCTACAG tgTAGAATATGACTTCAGACAACAAGAAGGAAGATTTCATCAGATTTTGAAAACACTGGACAATGCAGAGCAAAATGCAGCTTCAGCTTCACCTCAGAAGCCACCACCTGATCCTCCAGCTCCCGAGAAAAAGGAGTTaaggagaaagacaaaaaaggtgaaaagaaaatgcttctGGTGGATTTGA
- the INSYN2B gene encoding protein INSYN2B isoform X2 encodes MSNEMGRKETRYLQTLNCDSMAQQNMKMRPVLLKRNSLDSADFLRHPQHRRSKSQQVRFKDDGDSSKAELDPAPHTALTTGKTEICRDHNFLLTQSPTFPRAHKGLRNIAIQTSPSLRKHFPVFKRKKLTVSKSLTEMPAEPANSIQVNGNLCEPDILSSELCYLRISHHLEDGCRNREVGSGQRSSKAQSNGPRCSGDFSEPDKTTASTQVPEYIHVSFPQDRNVPLDAPDTTTASSNSLHSSTVINSHESHENSTLSSDSDRAEPCLSNSGNCSECNPHSAAPEEQKSNSELPAASRDASSKEATPLSPPSKHSSSPCFLRDCHQAGEHKPGSSCVTLPSDDHPPVSVPSSNASNPCNTEIQNNSTQADVSQCNSCAEGLHTKSYPPRNEIKPQSSKEINEINQIHLAHGELCALQGRLQSVEESLQSNQEKIKVLLNVIQDLEKSRALSEGRNFYHTGQDLNNCSTCQNTACIIYRI; translated from the exons ATGTCAAATGAAATGGGTCGTAAAGAAACACGTTACTTACAGACTTTAAATTGTGATTCAATGGCCCAGCAAAACATGAAGATGAGACCAGTGCTCCTGAAAAGGAACAGCCTGGACTCAGCAGATTTTCTGAGGCACCCCCAGCACCGCAGGAGCAAATCCCAGCAGGTGCGCTTCAAGGACGATGGTgacagcagcaaggcagagctggatcCTGCCCCACACACAGCACTCACTACTGGCAAAACAGAAATATGTAGGGATCACAATTTTTTGCTAACTCAGTCTCCAACTTTTCCAAGGGCTCACAAGGGGCTTCGGAATATTGCCATACAAACTTCTCCCAGCCTCAGGAAACACTTCCctgtttttaaaaggaaaaagctgaCAGTAAGCAAATCACTGACAGaaatgccagcagagcctgccaaCTCTATCCAGGTAAATGGCAACCTTTGTGAACCAGACATTCTGTCCTCAGAGCTCTGCTACTTGAGGATAAGTCATCACTTGGAGGATGGATGCAGGAATCGTGAGGTGGGCTCGGGTCAGAGATCATCAAAAGCACAAAGCAATGGACCGAGGTGCTCGGGGGATTTCTCAGAGCCAGACAAGACAACTGCGTCCACACAGGTGCCTGAATACATTCATGTGAGTTTCCCACAGGACAGAAACGTTCCCCTGGATGCACCAGACACAACCACAGCTTCAAGTAATTCACTGCATTCTTCTACTGTCATCAATAGCCACGAAAGTCATGAAAACAGCACACTGTCATCTGATTCTGACAGAGCAGAGCCTTGCCTGAGCAACTCTGGGAACTGCAGTGAATGTAACCCCcactctgctgctcctgaagagcagaaaagcaattctgagctgcctgcagccagcagagatGCCAGCAGCAAGGAAGCTACTCCACTGTCACCCCCATCCAAGCACAGCTCATCTCCTTGTTTCCTCAGAGACTGTCACCAGGCAGGAGAGCACAAGCCAGGTTCCAGCTGTGTGACACTCCCAAGTGATGATCACCCACCAgtgtcagtgcccagcagcAATGCATCAAATCCATGTAACACTGAAATCCAGAACAATTCCACCCAGGCAGATGTTTCCCAGTGTAACAGCTGTGCAGAAGGATTGCACACAAAGTCTTATCCGCCAAGGAATGAAATAAAGCCACAAAGCAGCAAAGAGATTAATGAAATCAATCAAATTCACTTGGCACATGGAGAACTCTGTGCCCTACAAGGCAGGCTGCAGTCTGTAGAGGAATCCTTGCAGTCCAACCAGGAGAAGATTAAAGTCCTTTTGAATGTAATCCAAGACCTGGAAAAATCCAGAGCCCTCAGCGAAGG GAGGAACTTCTACCACACTGGGCAGGACCTCAACAACTGCAGCACCTGCCAGAACACGGCGTGCATCATCTACAG AATATGA